The following proteins are encoded in a genomic region of Cricetulus griseus strain 17A/GY chromosome 7, alternate assembly CriGri-PICRH-1.0, whole genome shotgun sequence:
- the LOC118239196 gene encoding WAP four-disulfide core domain protein 18-like has translation MRKENTLLWPEGQKPGSCPEIPTVGVGFCLELCSGDESCSENMKCCSNGCGHECTLPVFEGHLTPLTHSDT, from the exons ATGAGGAAGGAGAACACTCTCCTATGGCCAG AAGGACAGAAACCTGGATCTTGTCCCGAGATTCCCACAGTAGGCGTTGGATTTTGTCTTGAACTGTGCTCAGGAGATGAATCATGCTCTGAGAATATGAAGTGCTGCAGCAATGGGTGTGGACATGAATGCAcgttgcctgtctttgaa ggGCATCTGACACCTCTGACCCACTCAGACACCTGA